A DNA window from Anaerocolumna sp. AGMB13020 contains the following coding sequences:
- a CDS encoding MATE family efflux transporter — protein MALFSYDKQLNKIETPSGTITLSSLFLPFFIEMVLINTMGTINTLSLSHYSQNSVAAVGAATQLINMIFTFYGVVSAGSSIVISQNLGAGKKETAGDASIISICFSAALSLVIGLILALSARPILTMMNLKGELLSDAILYFRICITFSFFQAVYSALSSIFRSYGKPKTAVKISLLVNLINALLNILVVFRPFEIPLRGVWGIAVSSVISQCFGMILMFFLLKRSGFFPHLHKEIFRRLNLITKILYIGVPGGIANLSYSLSQVVSTSIVAFIGTEAVSTKIYLDNIFFYVYVIGLALGQATSLIISRLAGARKYTQAMQLNKQNLKITLLCNIFFSVVIFLLGKHLLGIFTDDPAIIAVGHQIMLFDILVEIGRGFNHIENSSLRGAGDVFYPMIISLTSCWVISILFAYLLGIVFGLGLLGCWIAFAMDELFRGILYFRRFQSGKWKAKTIV, from the coding sequence TTCTTATGATAAACAGTTGAATAAAATTGAGACTCCCTCTGGTACCATAACTTTATCTTCACTGTTTCTCCCATTTTTTATTGAAATGGTCCTTATCAATACCATGGGTACCATTAATACACTTTCCTTAAGCCACTATTCCCAAAACTCTGTTGCAGCTGTTGGTGCAGCAACACAGCTTATTAATATGATATTTACCTTCTACGGTGTGGTCAGTGCCGGCTCTTCCATCGTCATCAGTCAGAATTTAGGAGCAGGCAAGAAGGAAACCGCAGGTGATGCAAGTATAATCTCCATCTGCTTCAGCGCTGCCCTTAGTCTGGTAATCGGCCTAATCCTTGCCTTGTCAGCCAGACCTATACTTACCATGATGAACTTAAAAGGCGAGCTTTTGTCAGATGCAATCCTATACTTCCGTATCTGCATCACTTTTTCCTTCTTTCAGGCAGTGTATTCCGCCTTATCAAGCATTTTCAGGAGTTATGGCAAACCCAAAACAGCTGTCAAAATCTCATTGCTTGTAAATTTAATCAATGCTCTGTTAAATATCCTGGTGGTTTTCAGACCCTTTGAAATTCCACTAAGAGGGGTCTGGGGAATCGCAGTATCCTCTGTAATCAGCCAATGTTTTGGTATGATACTTATGTTCTTCCTGCTAAAACGCTCCGGTTTCTTTCCTCATCTTCACAAAGAAATCTTTAGAAGGCTGAATCTTATAACGAAAATACTCTACATCGGTGTTCCGGGGGGCATTGCCAATCTGTCCTATTCACTTTCCCAGGTGGTCTCAACCTCTATTGTGGCCTTCATTGGAACGGAAGCTGTATCCACCAAGATATATCTGGATAACATATTCTTCTATGTATATGTTATCGGATTGGCTCTTGGACAGGCAACTTCCCTTATAATCAGCCGTTTGGCAGGTGCCCGCAAATACACACAGGCTATGCAGCTAAATAAGCAGAATCTGAAAATCACCTTACTGTGTAATATCTTCTTTTCTGTGGTTATTTTTCTACTGGGAAAACATCTGCTTGGTATATTTACGGACGATCCTGCCATAATTGCAGTAGGTCATCAGATTATGCTCTTTGACATACTGGTAGAAATAGGCCGGGGATTTAATCACATTGAGAATAGTTCCTTAAGAGGAGCCGGAGATGTCTTCTACCCCATGATAATTTCTCTCACCTCTTGTTGGGTCATAAGCATCCTCTTTGCTTATCTTCTGGGTATCGTTTTTGGTTTGGGGCTCTTAGGCTGCTGGATTGCCTTTGCTATGGATGAGCTGTTCCGCGGTATATTATACTTCAGACGTTTTCAAAGCGGTAAGTGGAAGGCAAAAACCATTGTTTAG